A genome region from Polypterus senegalus isolate Bchr_013 chromosome 7, ASM1683550v1, whole genome shotgun sequence includes the following:
- the mad2l1 gene encoding mitotic spindle assembly checkpoint protein MAD2A, with protein MAKQGTLSGITLKGSAELVAEFFSFGINSILYQRGIYPPETFTRVTQYNLSIFVTTDPKLKSYLNNVVLQLKEWLFQCTVQKLVVVITSLETNEVLERWQFDIECDKTATENSTPREKSIKVIQDEIRSVIRQITASVTFLPLLETACAFDLLIYTDKDLEVPEKWEESGPQMVNNSEEVRLRSFTTTIHKVNSMVAYKKIDTI; from the exons ATGGCTAAACAAGGTACTCTCTCAGGGATTACCCTGAAAGGAAGCGCCGAGCTCGTGGCGGAGTTTTTTT CCTTTGGTATCAATAGCATTTTGTATCAGCGAGGGATTTACCCACCTGAAACCTTCACCCGTGTTACTCAGTACAATCTGAGCATATTTGTGACTACAGATCCCAAATTGAAAAGTTACCTGAACAATGTTGTACTTCAGCTCAAAG AATGGTTGTTCCAGTGTACGGTACAGAAACTGGTTGTAGTTATTACCAGTTTGGAAACCAACGAGGTTTTGGAGCGATGGCAGTTTGATATTGAATGCGACAAAACTGCAACAGAAAATAG TACTCCAAGAGAGAAGTCTATCAAAGTAATTCAGGATGAAATCCGTTCAGTTATCCGTCAGATCACTGCCAGCGTGACATTTTTACCCCTTCTTGAAACGGCAT GTGCATTTGATTTACTGATTTACACCGACAAAGATTTGGAGGTACCAGAAAAATGGGAAGAATCGGGCCCTCAGATGGTCAACAATTCAGAAGAAGTCCGCCTTCGTTCCTTTACTACAACCATCCACAAAGTGAATAGCATGGTGGCTTATAAAAAAATTGATACTATTTAG